One segment of Synechococcus sp. A15-24 DNA contains the following:
- a CDS encoding calcium-binding protein, with protein sequence MRLHFAVVHYFNPDGGGRHGSLSPDSLGRTSALRELILQLHRLFGHPTGALNHVKRRVEIVKDIESELKISICITKDKHLLNELEDLENVGAFTRIECEPDQPKHLGFQCHRILAQDYTKYDYNCYLEDDIIIRDADFFKKLQRFNRVFSDIYLLQPNRIETSQNLKNLRRFLIDGDYNPEATEKYRQSMNKELYMDHLGESVLFTQPFNTHSGCFFLNKKQSNKYFKSEYWDVEDTSFHGPLESAATLGVMKMFQIMKPHLTNSQFLTVEHAGRNFIGMLDA encoded by the coding sequence GTGCGTCTCCACTTTGCAGTCGTTCATTACTTCAATCCTGATGGAGGGGGCAGGCACGGGTCATTAAGCCCTGATTCGCTGGGACGGACCAGCGCCTTAAGGGAACTGATCCTGCAACTGCATCGACTGTTCGGACATCCAACAGGTGCATTGAATCATGTCAAACGACGCGTCGAAATCGTGAAAGACATAGAAAGCGAGCTAAAAATCTCCATCTGTATCACTAAGGATAAACACCTACTCAACGAACTGGAGGATTTAGAGAACGTAGGAGCATTTACGCGCATTGAATGTGAGCCAGACCAGCCAAAACATCTTGGATTTCAGTGCCATCGAATTCTTGCGCAAGATTACACGAAGTACGACTACAACTGTTACCTGGAAGATGACATCATCATCAGAGACGCTGACTTTTTTAAAAAATTACAAAGATTCAATCGAGTGTTCTCAGATATCTATTTATTGCAGCCAAATCGAATTGAAACCAGCCAAAACCTTAAAAACCTGCGAAGGTTCCTGATCGATGGTGATTACAATCCGGAAGCCACAGAAAAATACAGACAATCCATGAACAAAGAGCTCTATATGGATCATCTTGGGGAAAGCGTTCTATTCACACAGCCATTCAACACTCATTCAGGATGTTTTTTTCTAAATAAAAAGCAGTCTAATAAATATTTCAAGAGTGAATACTGGGACGTCGAAGACACATCATTCCATGGGCCGCTTGAGAGTGCAGCTACATTGGGAGTCATGAAAATGTTCCAGATCATGAAACCACATTTAACCAACAGTCAATTTCTAACCGTAGAGCATGCTGGGCGTAACTTTATCGGAATGCTCGACGCGTAG
- a CDS encoding glycosyltransferase family 4 protein — MITNIYPPQNLGGFGLCIERLTEGLKARGYSEVVLTGDQPDLGAGQGRHDIQRKLKLLGEYKNGVQNLDEGHEKEERIKHNLKTVSHAISEHIPSACLVGNLDLLGKGLLDYILTKDIPTIMHIGFMGSPFQGNWIPYTKPFRIASASGEVKRLLKTMGHNIENHPIVYPPLALSKPEEELRSKCSGDQLRIGFVGLLMHSKGLHVLMEAASKMKRYKKQFNITVAGHAFSKEYEKALVDYCARANIKDNVRWMGFVEPHGLKNIYRDIDVLVFPSLYPEAFGMVVAEAMSNGVLPISSGMGGAFEVITHGIDGLLVPPGDSDALYQQLEWCSRHIAKVKDMGRKAKQNAFARFRPERSAEVLDQCFREIMEDKSNHHINTTTFQ, encoded by the coding sequence GTGATCACCAACATTTACCCACCACAAAACCTGGGTGGGTTTGGGCTTTGCATCGAAAGGCTTACAGAGGGGCTGAAAGCAAGAGGATATTCTGAGGTTGTATTAACAGGAGACCAGCCAGATTTAGGGGCAGGTCAAGGCAGGCATGACATACAACGGAAACTCAAACTACTTGGAGAGTACAAAAATGGGGTTCAGAACCTAGATGAGGGGCATGAAAAAGAAGAACGAATCAAACACAACTTAAAAACTGTAAGTCATGCAATATCAGAGCACATACCAAGTGCATGCCTTGTTGGTAATTTAGACTTGTTAGGCAAAGGGCTATTGGACTACATTTTAACCAAAGACATTCCAACAATAATGCATATCGGGTTTATGGGATCACCCTTTCAAGGTAACTGGATCCCTTACACAAAGCCATTCAGGATTGCATCAGCGTCAGGAGAGGTGAAGCGCCTATTGAAAACAATGGGACATAATATCGAGAACCATCCTATTGTGTACCCACCACTAGCTCTAAGCAAACCGGAGGAGGAGCTCAGAAGCAAGTGCAGCGGTGATCAGCTGCGTATAGGTTTTGTTGGACTTCTCATGCATTCCAAAGGACTTCATGTTCTCATGGAAGCAGCGAGTAAAATGAAGAGATATAAGAAGCAATTTAACATCACAGTTGCAGGCCATGCCTTTTCAAAAGAATACGAAAAGGCACTTGTAGACTATTGCGCAAGAGCAAACATCAAAGACAATGTTCGTTGGATGGGTTTTGTCGAGCCACATGGGCTAAAAAATATCTACCGTGATATAGATGTTCTAGTCTTTCCGTCTCTCTATCCGGAGGCATTTGGAATGGTCGTAGCAGAGGCGATGTCGAATGGAGTTTTGCCAATTAGTAGTGGTATGGGTGGGGCATTTGAAGTAATCACCCACGGCATTGATGGACTTCTCGTGCCTCCAGGAGACAGCGATGCCCTTTATCAGCAACTGGAATGGTGCAGTCGCCATATAGCAAAAGTTAAGGATATGGGGCGAAAAGCAAAACAAAATGCGTTCGCTAGATTTAGGCCCGAAAGAAGTGCAGAGGTACTGGACCAGTGTTTTAGAGAAATCATGGAAGACAAATCAAATCATCACATCAACACAACAACATTCCAGTGA
- a CDS encoding glycosyltransferase, whose translation MDGLNQQRILIDWPLTPYTGWGSYGIQLAQALISRSIAQPIVSEPIQRSSNCDLHWNLWADQIEQKSEALIIANRNDSKVIRQTNCELTIEGLGNGFVAQKFSGNHRIGVTFFERSKLPEALIDHMRKFDLVVTGSTWNQQVAELSGLKNCLMMHQGIDISRFNAIPIPKLFDRSLVIFAGGKLEARKGQDIVIEAFKKFLAYCPEALLIACWTNIADIGLSTIEASPYIRGLPRTGKAKDIHPWLVEQGIPARNVVVPTAMANSQLPSLVKQADSAVFMSRCEGGTNLMAMETLACGLPTILSNNTGHRDLLDGDIPHAIGISKNKDVDESITKFYGYDHRSMWGESNPDTLVELWCQQLKNKQEWHYRGVKGAKQMEKYSWVASMDNLIQALVQRKLLSN comes from the coding sequence ATGGATGGATTAAATCAGCAGCGCATCCTGATCGATTGGCCATTGACGCCATACACGGGTTGGGGAAGCTACGGCATTCAACTCGCACAAGCACTGATCAGCCGGTCAATCGCACAACCAATCGTGAGCGAACCGATCCAAAGAAGCTCAAACTGTGACTTGCATTGGAATCTCTGGGCAGATCAGATAGAGCAAAAAAGCGAAGCCCTCATTATCGCGAATCGAAATGACAGTAAGGTCATCAGACAGACAAATTGCGAACTAACAATTGAGGGGCTAGGGAATGGATTCGTGGCACAGAAATTTAGTGGTAACCATCGAATTGGAGTAACATTCTTTGAACGAAGTAAGCTACCAGAAGCACTCATCGATCATATGCGTAAGTTTGATTTAGTGGTTACAGGCTCAACGTGGAATCAGCAAGTTGCTGAACTCAGCGGCCTTAAAAATTGTCTAATGATGCACCAAGGTATTGACATTAGCCGATTCAACGCTATACCAATCCCAAAGCTTTTTGATCGTAGCCTTGTAATTTTTGCAGGTGGAAAATTAGAGGCAAGAAAAGGGCAAGACATCGTGATTGAGGCCTTCAAAAAATTTCTGGCATATTGCCCAGAAGCTCTTCTAATTGCATGTTGGACCAATATTGCGGACATCGGATTATCAACAATCGAAGCATCTCCATATATTCGAGGTCTACCCCGAACAGGGAAAGCCAAAGATATTCATCCATGGCTGGTCGAGCAAGGAATTCCAGCTCGGAATGTTGTTGTACCTACAGCAATGGCAAATAGTCAACTGCCATCACTGGTGAAGCAGGCTGATAGTGCTGTATTTATGAGTCGTTGTGAGGGTGGAACAAACTTAATGGCAATGGAGACATTAGCTTGTGGGTTGCCAACGATACTTTCAAACAACACTGGTCACCGAGACTTACTGGACGGAGATATCCCGCACGCAATAGGCATCAGCAAGAACAAAGATGTGGATGAATCAATTACAAAGTTTTACGGTTACGATCATAGATCAATGTGGGGAGAAAGTAATCCAGACACGCTTGTCGAGCTATGGTGCCAACAACTGAAGAATAAACAGGAATGGCATTATCGGGGGGTGAAAGGTGCGAAGCAAATGGAAAAATATAGCTGGGTTGCAAGTATGGACAATTTAATCCAGGCACTTGTTCAAAGAAAACTGCTATCAAATTGA
- a CDS encoding glycosyltransferase — MSDNFFQIYLSNIDEELPPVLARQSIRFKQLYSNCCYMLLTRSSLRDCLVDIMPAEVLLAYDSLVPLAYKSDLARYCLLYHFGGWYADITIKPEIGMRLGSSIDFAYFYDFGSGLPSIMRSAHDVMNAFFYSRPNHPILSHMIESVLRNCRNHDYGVTALCPTGPTLFGRIIAQFVPAPSLLFGHFMPLTPFHQNQNKAFVGQDGSIVAWHKSAWHRNHPGGGDLTCFGLKGTNNYQELWAKRSVFSI; from the coding sequence ATGTCAGACAATTTTTTTCAAATTTATTTATCTAATATTGACGAAGAACTGCCACCAGTACTTGCACGTCAGTCCATTCGATTTAAACAACTATATTCTAATTGCTGTTACATGCTCCTTACTAGATCTTCCTTGCGTGATTGTCTTGTTGACATTATGCCAGCTGAGGTCCTTTTAGCCTACGACTCTTTGGTTCCGCTGGCCTACAAGTCTGATCTCGCTCGTTACTGTCTTCTATATCATTTTGGTGGTTGGTATGCTGATATTACGATCAAGCCTGAAATTGGTATGCGGTTAGGCTCTTCTATTGACTTTGCTTATTTCTATGACTTTGGTTCCGGTCTACCGTCGATTATGCGTTCAGCACATGATGTGATGAATGCTTTTTTTTATTCTCGACCGAATCATCCGATCCTGTCACATATGATTGAGTCTGTTTTACGCAATTGCCGCAACCATGATTATGGTGTCACAGCTCTTTGTCCCACGGGGCCGACGCTGTTTGGTCGCATCATTGCTCAGTTTGTTCCAGCGCCTTCTCTTCTTTTCGGCCATTTTATGCCTCTTACACCGTTTCATCAAAACCAAAACAAAGCATTTGTTGGACAAGACGGTTCTATCGTCGCCTGGCATAAATCCGCTTGGCATCGAAATCATCCTGGTGGGGGTGACTTGACCTGCTTTGGATTAAAAGGAACAAACAATTATCAGGAACTATGGGCTAAACGTTCTGTCTTTTCAATTTGA
- a CDS encoding glycosyltransferase family 4 protein — translation MPDPAALMLPGDAFDVDHQQIIGRRVAGRSMALGFASQLTAGDTLSLICFNQQERRRLQDLLIPNLHPEASLRFPDLNPESLTEIGAIHLPDPGLSRWQLLRSSCPANAFSLTGVIHTLSSSDVISELERLFLSPLCSWDALVCTSTAGRDVVTAVFKSFQQYLESHFSCSITKRDGLQLPIIPLAVSDPLPETMGFDSDRRRHRCQSRKTLQIDQSAFVILFVGRLSFHSKSHPLPLYRAVNRLSAENPGRKIVLLECGHIFNQPIETAYQDLARQFLNLSIIRLGGLEPASEQEKRDAFAAADVFVSLADNLQETFGLSIIEAMAASLPVISTDWNGYKDLVDNGITGFRIPVSMVSNNSDQYDWIDSMYGLGLMPYDTMIGLRSMAAIVEHQPLYRALHLCLNSSSLVQLMGANARQRWIESFSWSPVYRQYLDLWSELADRRVCSSSVRTSISSFPTPTSKPFSHYPTKLIKPYSVVCGSLSEVELLPLSTLRLSMNSSFLESLSNQHLDAVINYLEHHHCIDVHALTSFGLSRSNALALLAALIKLGVAVLDKVQ, via the coding sequence ATGCCTGATCCGGCAGCTTTAATGCTTCCAGGGGATGCTTTTGATGTCGACCATCAGCAGATCATCGGTCGGCGTGTTGCTGGTCGTTCCATGGCTTTGGGTTTTGCTTCGCAACTGACTGCAGGTGATACTCTTTCTTTGATCTGTTTTAATCAACAGGAGCGTAGGCGGCTACAGGATCTTTTAATTCCTAATCTTCATCCAGAGGCTTCCCTTCGTTTTCCTGATCTTAATCCTGAGTCACTGACGGAGATCGGCGCCATTCATCTTCCAGATCCAGGTCTTTCTCGTTGGCAATTGCTGCGATCCTCCTGTCCCGCAAACGCTTTTTCGTTGACGGGTGTTATTCATACTTTGTCTTCATCCGATGTGATTAGTGAGCTGGAACGTTTGTTTTTGTCTCCTTTGTGTTCATGGGATGCTCTTGTTTGCACATCAACTGCTGGTCGTGATGTTGTAACTGCTGTTTTCAAGTCATTTCAACAATATCTTGAGTCCCATTTTTCCTGCTCCATCACCAAACGAGACGGGCTTCAGCTTCCCATCATTCCTTTGGCTGTTTCAGACCCCTTGCCTGAGACTATGGGTTTTGACTCAGACAGACGTCGTCACAGATGTCAGTCAAGAAAGACTCTTCAAATAGACCAATCGGCTTTCGTCATCCTTTTTGTTGGTCGCCTTAGTTTTCATAGCAAGTCTCATCCTCTTCCACTATATCGAGCTGTGAATCGCCTTTCGGCGGAAAATCCTGGTCGAAAGATTGTTCTTTTAGAGTGCGGTCACATCTTTAACCAGCCTATTGAAACAGCTTATCAAGACCTAGCGCGCCAGTTTTTGAACCTTTCGATTATTCGGCTGGGAGGCCTGGAACCAGCATCCGAGCAGGAAAAGCGTGATGCTTTTGCGGCAGCAGATGTCTTTGTCTCTCTTGCTGATAATCTTCAGGAGACTTTTGGCCTTTCAATTATTGAAGCGATGGCCGCTTCTTTGCCAGTCATTTCAACGGATTGGAATGGTTATAAAGATCTTGTTGATAACGGCATTACTGGGTTTAGAATACCTGTTTCAATGGTGAGCAATAATTCTGATCAATATGATTGGATCGATTCTATGTATGGCCTGGGTCTTATGCCATATGACACGATGATTGGGTTAAGGAGTATGGCGGCAATTGTTGAACATCAGCCGCTTTATAGAGCCTTGCATTTGTGTCTAAACTCATCATCCTTGGTTCAACTCATGGGGGCGAATGCCCGCCAACGTTGGATCGAATCCTTTAGTTGGAGTCCAGTTTATCGTCAATATCTTGATCTTTGGTCAGAATTGGCAGATCGTCGCGTATGTTCTAGTTCGGTACGTACATCTATATCTTCTTTTCCTACCCCTACCTCAAAACCTTTTTCTCATTATCCTACAAAGCTTATAAAGCCTTATTCTGTCGTATGTGGGTCGTTGTCGGAGGTTGAACTGCTTCCGCTGTCGACGCTCCGACTGTCGATGAATTCGTCGTTTCTAGAGTCTCTTTCAAATCAACATTTAGATGCAGTGATTAATTATCTTGAGCATCATCATTGTATAGATGTTCACGCACTTACCTCCTTTGGTCTCTCGCGTTCTAATGCCTTGGCACTCTTAGCTGCATTGATCAAGCTGGGTGTTGCAGTTTTGGATAAGGTCCAATGA
- a CDS encoding glycosyltransferase: protein MRTQLYFVCYPDTDHPIGGVKQIYRQVELLCQCGIDAKVLHEKSGFRVSWFNSDAPVVDIDSYIEGRPNAETDLIVLPETWVANIPTYLTGIKKVIFNQNAYYTFGLEGKFDASVLNFYQHPDVLGVVTVSRDNRNFLVAGCGLADSFVHSVINGIDRRLFYPPEVKVRRIVFFERKHFNHANTVALMSRQRDVLRHYEFKSLGKMPHEQVARELREALVFLSCGHPEGFGLPLAEAIACGCIAVGYHGLAGRDFCTKALHHVEYGDLLGFVNILEQAVYEFEANTQVVSSDLLRNADHMLREYSFEREKEICLNVWQNIVNRLSSCD, encoded by the coding sequence ATGAGGACACAACTTTATTTTGTTTGCTATCCCGATACTGACCACCCCATTGGCGGTGTCAAGCAGATTTATCGTCAAGTTGAGTTGTTGTGTCAATGTGGTATTGATGCCAAGGTTCTTCATGAAAAATCTGGTTTTCGTGTGTCTTGGTTCAACTCTGATGCTCCTGTTGTTGATATTGATTCCTACATCGAGGGAAGACCAAATGCCGAGACAGATTTGATTGTTTTACCTGAGACTTGGGTTGCCAATATCCCTACGTATCTCACAGGAATTAAGAAAGTTATATTCAACCAGAACGCTTACTACACCTTTGGTTTGGAAGGAAAATTTGATGCTTCGGTTTTGAATTTTTATCAGCACCCTGATGTTCTTGGCGTTGTAACTGTATCCAGAGACAATCGAAATTTTCTCGTCGCTGGATGTGGTTTGGCGGATTCATTTGTTCATAGTGTTATTAATGGTATTGATCGTCGTTTATTTTACCCTCCTGAAGTCAAGGTACGTCGCATTGTCTTTTTCGAGCGCAAGCATTTTAATCATGCTAATACCGTTGCCTTAATGTCACGACAGCGTGATGTTCTGCGTCACTATGAGTTCAAATCTCTCGGAAAAATGCCCCACGAACAGGTTGCACGGGAACTTCGGGAGGCTTTGGTCTTTTTGAGTTGTGGTCACCCAGAAGGTTTTGGTCTTCCATTGGCGGAAGCGATCGCATGTGGTTGTATTGCCGTCGGATACCATGGTTTAGCTGGTCGAGATTTTTGTACTAAGGCACTGCACCATGTTGAGTATGGTGATCTCTTAGGTTTCGTAAATATTTTGGAGCAAGCTGTCTATGAATTTGAGGCCAACACCCAAGTGGTTTCATCTGACCTTCTGCGGAATGCTGATCATATGCTTCGCGAATATAGTTTTGAGCGAGAGAAAGAAATTTGTTTAAATGTCTGGCAGAATATTGTTAACCGTTTAAGTTCCTGCGATTAA